A genome region from Pygocentrus nattereri isolate fPygNat1 chromosome 10, fPygNat1.pri, whole genome shotgun sequence includes the following:
- the LOC108413037 gene encoding procathepsin L-like has product MRVLLALAALVVVAGAASVSLEDLEFHAWKQKFDKGYGSEEEETRRKMIWLDNRKLVQEHNMLADQGIKSYRLGLNHFADMDDQEFQARIGSCLGSFNMTKAHSAPAYIRRAGGADPPNYLDWRSMGYVTEVKNQQNLNSCWAFSATGALEGQMFRKTGRLISLSNQQLVDCCQDFRKRDYQGSYPEEAFKYIISAGGLQAESSYPYIAQVGRCWFNPWFVEATCRDYKTLPSGDEKTLQYAVAEIGPISVIISISRSFSQFYKSGVYDECGTNDLLHAVLVVGYGTDGFGKDYWLVKNSWGDWWGERGYFRIARNKNNQCGIASYAVFPVV; this is encoded by the exons ATGAGGGTTTTGCTTGCTCTTGCCGCTCTTGTGGTTGTGGCTGGTGCAGCCAGTGTCTCTCTGGAGGATCTGGAGTTCCACGCCTGGAAACAGAAGTTTG ATAAAGGTTATGGTTCAGAGGAAGAGGAGACTCGGCGTAAGATGATCTGGCTGGACAATCGTAAGCTGGTCCAGGAGCACAACATGCTGGCTGACCAGGGCATCAAAAGCTACAGACTTGGCCTGAACCACTTTGCAGACATG GACGACCAGGAGTTCCAGGCCAGGATCGGCAGCTGCCTGGGATCCTTCAACATGACCAAGGCCCACAGTGCACCTGCATACATCAGACGGGCAGGGGGTGCTGATCCACCAAATTATTTAGATTGGAGGAGTATGGGATACGTGACTGAAgttaaaaaccaacaaaaccttAACTCCTGCTGGGCCTTCAGCGCA acagGGGCGCTAGAGGGCCAGATGTTTCGGAAGACGGGGAGGCTGATATCCCTGAGCAATCAACAGTTGGTTGACTGCTGTCAGGATTTTCGAAAAAGGGACTATCAAGGTTCTTACCCAGAAGAGGCCTTTAAGTATATCATATCCGCAGGAGGCCTGCAGGCAGAGTCTTCTTATCCATACATAGCCCAG GTTGGGAGGTGCTGGTTTAATCCATGGTTTGTTGAGGCTACCTGCAGAGACTACAAAACGTTGCCCAGTGGAGATGAGAAGACTCTGCAGTACGCCGTAGCCGAAATCGGACCTATTTCTGTAATCATAAGCATTTCCCGCTCCTTCTCCCAGTTTTATAAGTCAG GTGTATATGATGAGTGTGGCACAAATGACCTATTACATGCTGTCCTTGTTGTTGGTTATGGCACTGACGGTTTTGGAAAGGACTACTGGCTGGTCAAGAACAG CTGGGGTGATTGGTGGGGTGAAAGAGGCTACTTCAGAATAGCCAGGAACAAGAATAACCAGTGTGGTATCGCCTCATATGCTGTCTTCCCTGTGGTTTAA